In Castor canadensis chromosome 11, mCasCan1.hap1v2, whole genome shotgun sequence, a single genomic region encodes these proteins:
- the Nxph3 gene encoding neurexophilin-3, whose translation MQLTRCCFVFLVQGSLYLVICGQDDGPPGSEDSERDDHEGQSRSRVPRKRSHISPKSRPMVNSTLLGLLAPPGEAWGVLGQPPNRPNHNPPPSAKVKKIFGWGDFYSNIKTVALNLLVTGKIVDHGNGTFSVHFRHNATGQGNISISLVPPSKAVEFHQEQQIFIEAKASKIFNCRMEWEKVERGRRTSLCTHDPAKTCSRDHAQSSATWSCSQPFKVVCVYIAFYSTDYRLVQKVCPDYNYHSDTPYYPSG comes from the coding sequence GTCATCTGTGGCCAGGATGATGGTCCCCCTGGCTCAGAAGACTCTGAGCGTGATGATCATGAGGGTCAGTCCCGATCCCGGGTACCTCGGAAACGCAGCCACATCTCACCCAAGTCTCGCCCTATGGTCAACTCCACTCTCCTAGGGCTGCTTGCTCCACCTGGGGAGGCTTGGGGCGTCCTTGGGCAGCCCCCCAACCGCCCAAACCACAACCCTCCACCCTCAGCCaaagtgaagaaaatatttggCTGGGGCGACTTCTACTCCAACATCAAGACGGTAGCCCTGAACCTGCTCGTCACAGGGAAGATCGTGGACCACGGCAACGGGACCTTCAGTGTCCACTTCCGCCACAATGCCACAGGCCAGGGCAACATCTCCATCAGCCTCGTGCCCCCCAGCAAAGCTGTAGAGTTCCACCAGGAACAGCAGATCTTCATCGAAGCCAAGGCCTCCAAAATCTTCAACTGCCGGATGGAGTGGGAGAAAGTAGAACGTGGTCGCCGGACCTCGCTCTGCACCCACGACCCAGCCAAGACCTGCTCCCGAGACCATGCTCAGAGTTCAGCCACCTGGAGCTGCTCCCAGCCCTTCAAAGTCGTCTGTGTCTATATTGCCTTCTACAGCACAGACTATCGGCTGGTCCAGAAGGTGTGCCCAGATTACAACTACCACAGCGATACCCCCTACTACCCTTCTGGGTGA